One part of the Arabidopsis thaliana chromosome 4, partial sequence genome encodes these proteins:
- a CDS encoding RNA ligase/cyclic nucleotide phosphodiesterase family protein (RNA ligase/cyclic nucleotide phosphodiesterase family protein; CONTAINS InterPro DOMAIN/s: RNA ligase/cyclic nucleotide phosphodiesterase (InterPro:IPR009097), 2',3'-cyclic-nucleotide 3'-phosphodiesterase (InterPro:IPR012386); BEST Arabidopsis thaliana protein match is: RNA ligase/cyclic nucleotide phosphodiesterase family protein (TAIR:AT4G18940.1); Has 112 Blast hits to 112 proteins in 29 species: Archae - 3; Bacteria - 12; Metazoa - 0; Fungi - 8; Plants - 58; Viruses - 0; Other Eukaryotes - 31 (source: NCBI BLink).), which translates to MEEVKKDVYSVWALPDEESEPRFKKLMEALRSEFTGPRFVPHVTVAVSAYLTADEAKKMFESACDGLKAYTATVDRVSTGTFFFQCVFLLLQTTPEVMEAGEHCKNHFNCSTTTPYMPHLSLLYAELTEEEKKNAQEKAYTLDSSLDGLSFRLNRLALCKTDTEDKTLETWETVAVCNLNP; encoded by the exons ATGGAAGAGGTGAAGAAGGATGTATACTCGGTTTGGGCATTACCAGATGAGGAATCGGAGCCCCGATTCAAAAAGCTAATGGAAGCTTTGAGATCCGAATTCACTGGCCCAAGATTCGTTCCTCACGTCACCGTCGCCGTATCTGCTTATCTGACGGCAGACGAAGCCAAGAAGATGTTCGAATCAGCTTGCGACGGTCTTAAAGCTTACACCGCCACCGTTGATCGCGTCTCCACCGGaactttcttctttcaatgcgttttcttgcttctccaaACCACCCCTGAG GTAATGGAAGCTGGTGAACACTGTAAGAACCATTTCAATTGTTCCACTACCACAC CTTACATGCCGCATTTGAGCCTGCTTTACGCTGAGTtgacagaggaagagaagaagaatgcgCAGGAGAAAGCTTACACGCTCGATAGCAGCCTCGATGGACTCAGTTTCCGGTTAAACCGACTTGCTCTATGCAAAACCGATACCGAGGACAAGACTCTAGAGACATGGGAGACAGTGGCTGTATGCAATCTCAATCCTTAA
- a CDS encoding Transducin/WD40 repeat-like superfamily protein (Transducin/WD40 repeat-like superfamily protein; FUNCTIONS IN: nucleotide binding; INVOLVED IN: biological_process unknown; LOCATED IN: cellular_component unknown; CONTAINS InterPro DOMAIN/s: WD40 repeat 2 (InterPro:IPR019782), WD40 repeat, conserved site (InterPro:IPR019775), WD40 repeat (InterPro:IPR001680), G-protein beta WD-40 repeat, region (InterPro:IPR020472), WD40 repeat-like-containing domain (InterPro:IPR011046), WD40-repeat-containing domain (InterPro:IPR017986), WD40/YVTN repeat-like-containing domain (InterPro:IPR015943), WD40 repeat, subgroup (InterPro:IPR019781); BEST Arabidopsis thaliana protein match is: Transducin/WD40 repeat-like superfamily protein (TAIR:AT4G18900.1).) yields MITAVSWIPKGNLKAVPDVAEPPSKEELKELIESGAFARNVEGSNEDEEEEIEEDGEEISEVDHAKAVAEALGKSSKSKAVSSSMEVDEVSQGLKELDMDNYDEEDDEIELFSSGMGDLYYPSNEMDPYLKDVDDEDDEEDIDDTTVKPTDSVIICARNEDDVSHLEVYLYEESSGSPNMYVHHHIIIPEFPLCTAWLDCPLKGGEKGNFVAIGSKDTPTIEIWDLDVRDEVLPCIQLGGIEEMIVSKKKKSKKQKPVCASNSSISSSSMASSHTESVLGLAWNKEFRNILASASADKKVKVWDVATGTCKITMEHHTKEVQAVAWNHYAPEVLLSGSFDQTVVMKDGRQPSHSGFKWSVMSDVESLAWDPHCEHSFVVSLEDGTVKGFDIRAAQSGSDSDLNPTYTIQAHAQDRGVSSISYNISTPNLLATGSMDKSVKLWDLSNNEPSCIATHQPNAGAVFSISFAVDNPFLLAIGGSKGELHVWDTLLDANVARKYGSNRS; encoded by the exons ATGATAACTGCAGTGTCATGGATACCAAAAGGGAATCTAAAAGCTGTTCCTGATGTTGCTGAGCCTCCGTCAAAGGAAGAACTTAAAGAGCTCATTGAGAGTGGTGCTTTTGCAAGAAA CGTGGAAGGTAGTAacgaggatgaagaagaagagattgaagaagatggagaagagatAAGTGAAGTTGATCATGCCAAGGCTGTAGCTGAAGCTTTGGGTAAATCTTCTAAAAGCAAggctgtttcttcttcaatggagGTTGATGAGGTTTCTCAAGGATTGAAAGAACTTGACATGGATAATTatgatgaagaggatgatg AAATTGAACTTTTCAGTTCTGGAATGGGGGATCTTTATTATCCAAGTAATGAGATGGATCCATATCTGAAAGATGTTGAT gatgaagatgatgaagaggatATTGATGACACGACAGTCAAGCCGACCGATTCGGTGATTATTTGTGCTAGGAATGAAGATGATGTTAGCCATCTAGAG GTTTATTTATACGAGGAATCGTCTGGCTCTCCAAACATGTATGTTCATCATCACATAATTATACCAGAATTCCCATTGTGTACTGCATGGCTTGATTGTCCTCTTAAAGGAGGGGAAAAAG GGAATTTTGTAGCTATTGGTTCAAAGGATACACCGACAATCGAGATATGGGATCTTGACGTT AGGGACGAGGTGCTACCTTGTATACAACTAGGAGGAATAGAGGAGATGATAGtgagtaagaaaaagaagagcaagaaacagaaaccGGTGTGTGCATCAAACTCGTCTATCTCTAGTTCGTCTATGGCAAGTTc CCATACTGAGTCAGTACTTGGTCTTGCTTGGAACAAGGAGTTTCG GAACATACTTGCTAGTGCTAGTGCCGACAAAAAAGTTAAGGTCTGGGATGTGGCTACTGGGACGTGTAAGATTACTATGGAGCATCACACAAAGGAG GTTCAAGCGGTTGCTTGGAACCATTATGCTCCAGAAGTGCTTCTCAGTGGGTCGTTTGATCAAACTGTTGTCATG AAAGACGGAAGACAACCTTCACACTCGGGTTTCAAATGGTCTGTCATGTCTGATGTCGAAAGCTTAGCCTGGGATCCTCATTGCGAACACTCCTTTGTG GTAAGTCTTGAAGATGGAACCGTGAAGGGTTTTGATATACGTGCTGCACAGTCAGGTTCAGATTCTGATTTAAACCCAACTTACACTATCCAAGCACATGCCCAAGACAGAGGAGTCTCCTCCATCTCATACAACATTTCTACAcccaat CTTTTGGCTACGGGGTCTATGGATAAATCGGTAAAGCTTTGGGATCTTTCAAACAATGAACCTTCATGCATTGCTACACACCAACCAAATGCT GGAGCTGTGTTTTCCATTTCCTTTGCGGTGGACAACCCTTTCTTGCTTGCTATTGGTGGCTCAAAGGGAGAGCTACAT GTTTGGGATACACTGTTGGATGCTAATGTCGCTCGCAAATATGGGAGCAATAGATCTTGA
- the NIP1;2 gene encoding NOD26-like intrinsic protein 1;2: MAEISGNGGDARDGAVVVNLKEEDEQQQQQQAIHKPLKKQDSLLSISVPFLQKLMAEVLGTYFLIFAGCAAVAVNTQHDKAVTLPGIAIVWGLTVMVLVYSLGHISGAHFNPAVTIAFASCGRFPLKQVPAYVISQVIGSTLAAATLRLLFGLDQDVCSGKHDVFVGTLPSGSNLQSFVIEFIITFYLMFVISGVATDNRAIGELAGLAVGSTVLLNVIIAG; this comes from the exons ATGGCGGAGATCTCGGGAAACGGTGGTGATGCTAGAGACGGAGCTGTGGTGGTCAATctcaaggaagaagacgaacaacaacaacaacaacaagctaTTCATAAACCCTTGAAGAAACAAGACTCTCTCCTCTCTATCTCTGTCCCTTTCTTACAAAag TTGATGGCGGAGGTTTTGGGAACATACTTCTTGATATTCGCCGGTTGTGCCGCGGTGGCTGTAAACACACAACATGACAAAGCCGTGACTCTTCCAGGGATCGCCATCGTTTGGGGACTTACCGTCATGGTCCTTGTTTACTCTCTCGGTCACATCTCCGGTGCTCATTTCAATCCGGCCGTCACAATCGCATTCGCTTCTTGCGGCCGTTTCCCTCTTAAACAG gttCCGGCTTATGTGATATCACAAGTGATCGGATCAACGCTAGCGGCGGCGACTTTACGGCTCTTGTTCGGACTTGATCAAGATGTTTGTAGTGGGAAACACGATGTGTTCGTCGGAACATTACCATCTGGATCGAATTTGCAGTCGTTTGTGATCGAGTTTATCATTACTTTCTACCTAATGTTCGTTATTTCTGGCGTTGCCACCGATAATAGAGCG ATCGGAGAACTTGCTGGACTAGCAGTAGGATCAACAGTGCTACTTAACGTGATAATTGCCGGGTAA
- a CDS encoding histone acetyltransferase (DUF1264) (Protein of unknown function (DUF1264); CONTAINS InterPro DOMAIN/s: Protein of unknown function DUF1264 (InterPro:IPR010686); BEST Arabidopsis thaliana protein match is: Protein of unknown function (DUF1264) (TAIR:AT5G45690.1); Has 30201 Blast hits to 17322 proteins in 780 species: Archae - 12; Bacteria - 1396; Metazoa - 17338; Fungi - 3422; Plants - 5037; Viruses - 0; Other Eukaryotes - 2996 (source: NCBI BLink).): protein MASSDKVPVACPASSGDGKEPMGNPTKTTTAMLEKGTAMMQSMKPIRQMSLHVCSFACYSHDPGRQIEVHIYGHRVNQDFLQCAVYDSNSSKAHLIGIEYIVSEKLFESLSPEEQKLWHSHDYEIQMALLVTPRVPELVAKPELKNLAKSYGKFWCTWQIDRGDKLPLGVPSLMVSPQDVNLGRIKPELVKKRDEEHGISTESLKPSRDGICGPEKKNLVADYWVRFRKGFALDVVETDMKRTAPFP from the exons ATGGCATCGAGTGATAAGGTTCCGGTGGCGTGTCCGGCAAGCAGTGGAGATGGAAAGGAGCCAATGGGAAATCCGACGAAAACCACTACGGCGATGCTAGAGAAAGGAACGGCTATGATGCAATCGATGAAACCGATCAGGCAAATGAGCCTCCACGTGTGTTCATTCGCTTGCTATAGCCATGATCCCGGTCGTCAGATCGAAGTTCATATTTACGGCCACCGTGTAAACCAGGATTTCCTCCAATGTGCTGTCTACGATTCCAATTCCTCTAAGGCTCATCTCATAG GGATCGAATATATAGTGTCGGAAAAGTTATTCGAAAGTCTCTCACCGGAGGAACAAAAGCTTTGGCACTCGCATGATTACGAG ATCCAAATGGCTCTTCTAGTAACTCCAAGGGTCCCTGAGCTCGTTGCGAAACCGGAGCTTAAAAATCTTGCCAAATCTTACGGGAAATTTTGGTGTACATGGCAGATTGACCGAG GGGATAAATTACCACTAGGTGTACCATCACTAATGGTATCGCCACAAGACGTGAATCTCGGGAGAATCAAACCGGAGTTggtgaaaaagagagatgaagaacatGGAATCTCGACTGAATCGTTGAAGCCGTCAAGAGATGGGATCTGTGgaccagagaagaagaacctggTTGCTGATTATTGGGTTAGGTTTAGGAAAGGCTTTGCGCTTGATGTTGTTGAAACAGATATGAAGAGAACAGCTCCCTTCCCCTAA
- the NIP1;2 gene encoding NOD26-like intrinsic protein 1;2 (NOD26-like intrinsic protein 1;2 (NIP1;2); FUNCTIONS IN: water channel activity, arsenite transmembrane transporter activity; INVOLVED IN: transport, hydrogen peroxide transmembrane transport, response to arsenic, arsenite transport; LOCATED IN: plasma membrane, membrane; EXPRESSED IN: 22 plant structures; EXPRESSED DURING: 13 growth stages; CONTAINS InterPro DOMAIN/s: Major intrinsic protein, conserved site (InterPro:IPR022357), Aquaporin (InterPro:IPR012269), Major intrinsic protein (InterPro:IPR000425); BEST Arabidopsis thaliana protein match is: NOD26-like major intrinsic protein 1 (TAIR:AT4G19030.1); Has 10753 Blast hits to 10647 proteins in 2223 species: Archae - 110; Bacteria - 5339; Metazoa - 1367; Fungi - 450; Plants - 2101; Viruses - 4; Other Eukaryotes - 1382 (source: NCBI BLink).) — protein MAEISGNGGDARDGAVVVNLKEEDEQQQQQQAIHKPLKKQDSLLSISVPFLQKLMAEVLGTYFLIFAGCAAVAVNTQHDKAVTLPGIAIVWGLTVMVLVYSLGHISGAHFNPAVTIAFASCGRFPLKQVPAYVISQVIGSTLAAATLRLLFGLDQDVCSGKHDVFVGTLPSGSNLQSFVIEFIITFYLMFVISGVATDNRAIGELAGLAVGSTVLLNVIIAGPVSGASMNPGRSLGPAMVYSCYRGLWIYIVSPIVGAVSGAWVYNMVRYTDKPLREITKSGSFLKTVRNGSSR, from the exons ATGGCGGAGATCTCGGGAAACGGTGGTGATGCTAGAGACGGAGCTGTGGTGGTCAATctcaaggaagaagacgaacaacaacaacaacaacaagctaTTCATAAACCCTTGAAGAAACAAGACTCTCTCCTCTCTATCTCTGTCCCTTTCTTACAAAag TTGATGGCGGAGGTTTTGGGAACATACTTCTTGATATTCGCCGGTTGTGCCGCGGTGGCTGTAAACACACAACATGACAAAGCCGTGACTCTTCCAGGGATCGCCATCGTTTGGGGACTTACCGTCATGGTCCTTGTTTACTCTCTCGGTCACATCTCCGGTGCTCATTTCAATCCGGCCGTCACAATCGCATTCGCTTCTTGCGGCCGTTTCCCTCTTAAACAG gttCCGGCTTATGTGATATCACAAGTGATCGGATCAACGCTAGCGGCGGCGACTTTACGGCTCTTGTTCGGACTTGATCAAGATGTTTGTAGTGGGAAACACGATGTGTTCGTCGGAACATTACCATCTGGATCGAATTTGCAGTCGTTTGTGATCGAGTTTATCATTACTTTCTACCTAATGTTCGTTATTTCTGGCGTTGCCACCGATAATAGAGCG ATCGGAGAACTTGCTGGACTAGCAGTAGGATCAACAGTGCTACTTAACGTGATAATTGCCGG GCCGGTATCGGGAGCATCGATGAATCCAGGACGAAGTTTAGGACCTGCAATGGTCTACAGTTGCTACAGAGGACTTTGGATCTACATAGTTTCTCCAATTGTTGGTGCAGTTTCGGGTGCGTGGGTTTATAACATGGTTCGATATACTGATAAGCCATTACGAGAAATAACTAAAAGCggttcttttttaaagacagTGCGAAACGGTAGCTCTcgttaa
- the BEH3 gene encoding BES1/BZR1 homolog 3 encodes MDRMDLMNGSTSASPCSSYQHSPRASYNPSPSSSSFPSPTNPFGDANSLIPWLKNLSSNSPSKLPFFHGNSISAPVTPPLARSPTRDQVTIPDSGWLSGMQTPQSGPSSPTFSLVSRNPFFDKEAFKMGDCNSPMWTPGQSGNCSPAIPAGVDQNSDVPMADGMTAEFAFGCNAMAANGMVKPWEGERIHGECVSDDLELTLGNSRTR; translated from the coding sequence ATGGATCGAATGGACCTCATGAATGGTTCTACTTCAGCTAGTCCATGCTCATCGTATCAACATAGCCCTCGTGCTTCCTACAATCCAAGCCCTTCGTCTTCATCATTCCCGAGTCCTACAAACCCATTTGGTGATGCTAACTCACTAATCCCATGGCTCAAGAACCTCTCTTCAAACTCACCTTCCAAGCTTCCCTTCTTCCATGGAAATTCAATAAGCGCTCCCGTGACTCCGCCATTGGCTCGAAGCCCTACTCGTGATCAAGTAACCATCCCTGACTCTGGATGGCTCTCAGGAATGCAAACTCCGCAGAGCGGACCGTCTTCTCCTACTTTCAGTTTAGTTTCAAGAAACCCGTTTTTCGACAAAGAGGCTTTTAAAATGGGAGATTGTAATTCACCAATGTGGACTCCTGGACAAAGTGGAAACTGCTCTCCAGCTATTCCTGCTGGTGTTGATCAGAACTCTGATGTGCCAATGGCTGATGGAATGACGGCTGAGTTTGCGTTTGGTTGTAACGCAATGGCTGCGAATGGAATGGTGAAGCCTTGGGAAGGAGAAAGGATACATGGAGAATGTGTTTCAGATGATTTAGAACTTACACTTGGAAACTCAAGAACCAGATGA
- a CDS encoding Transducin/WD40 repeat-like superfamily protein (Transducin/WD40 repeat-like superfamily protein; CONTAINS InterPro DOMAIN/s: WD40 repeat 2 (InterPro:IPR019782), WD40 repeat, conserved site (InterPro:IPR019775), WD40 repeat (InterPro:IPR001680), G-protein beta WD-40 repeat, region (InterPro:IPR020472), WD40 repeat-like-containing domain (InterPro:IPR011046), WD40-repeat-containing domain (InterPro:IPR017986), WD40/YVTN repeat-like-containing domain (InterPro:IPR015943), WD40 repeat, subgroup (InterPro:IPR019781); BEST Arabidopsis thaliana protein match is: Transducin/WD40 repeat-like superfamily protein (TAIR:AT4G18900.1); Has 30201 Blast hits to 17322 proteins in 780 species: Archae - 12; Bacteria - 1396; Metazoa - 17338; Fungi - 3422; Plants - 5037; Viruses - 0; Other Eukaryotes - 2996 (source: NCBI BLink).): MITAVSWIPKGNLKAVPDVAEPPSKEELKELIESGAFARNVEGSNEDEEEEIEEDGEEISEVDHAKAVAEALGKSSKSKAVSSSMEVDEVSQGLKELDMDNYDEEDDEIELFSSGMGDLYYPSNEMDPYLKDVDDEDDEEDIDDTTVKPTDSVIICARNEDDVSHLEVYLYEESSGSPNMYVHHHIIIPEFPLCTAWLDCPLKGGEKGNFVAIGSKDTPTIEIWDLDVRDEVLPCIQLGGIEEMIVSKKKKSKKQKPKFKEGSHTESVLGLAWNKEFRNILASASADKKVKVWDVATGTCKITMEHHTKEVQAVAWNHYAPEVLLSGSFDQTVVMKDGRQPSHSGFKWSVMSDVESLAWDPHCEHSFVVSLEDGTVKGFDIRAAQSGSDSDLNPTYTIQAHAQDRGVSSISYNISTPNLLATGSMDKSVKLWDLSNNEPSCIATHQPNAGAVFSISFAVDNPFLLAIGGSKGELHVWDTLLDANVARKYGSNRS, encoded by the exons ATGATAACTGCAGTGTCATGGATACCAAAAGGGAATCTAAAAGCTGTTCCTGATGTTGCTGAGCCTCCGTCAAAGGAAGAACTTAAAGAGCTCATTGAGAGTGGTGCTTTTGCAAGAAA CGTGGAAGGTAGTAacgaggatgaagaagaagagattgaagaagatggagaagagatAAGTGAAGTTGATCATGCCAAGGCTGTAGCTGAAGCTTTGGGTAAATCTTCTAAAAGCAAggctgtttcttcttcaatggagGTTGATGAGGTTTCTCAAGGATTGAAAGAACTTGACATGGATAATTatgatgaagaggatgatg AAATTGAACTTTTCAGTTCTGGAATGGGGGATCTTTATTATCCAAGTAATGAGATGGATCCATATCTGAAAGATGTTGAT gatgaagatgatgaagaggatATTGATGACACGACAGTCAAGCCGACCGATTCGGTGATTATTTGTGCTAGGAATGAAGATGATGTTAGCCATCTAGAG GTTTATTTATACGAGGAATCGTCTGGCTCTCCAAACATGTATGTTCATCATCACATAATTATACCAGAATTCCCATTGTGTACTGCATGGCTTGATTGTCCTCTTAAAGGAGGGGAAAAAG GGAATTTTGTAGCTATTGGTTCAAAGGATACACCGACAATCGAGATATGGGATCTTGACGTT AGGGACGAGGTGCTACCTTGTATACAACTAGGAGGAATAGAGGAGATGATAGtgagtaagaaaaagaagagcaagaaacagaaaccG AAATTCAAAGAAGGTAGCCATACTGAGTCAGTACTTGGTCTTGCTTGGAACAAGGAGTTTCG GAACATACTTGCTAGTGCTAGTGCCGACAAAAAAGTTAAGGTCTGGGATGTGGCTACTGGGACGTGTAAGATTACTATGGAGCATCACACAAAGGAG GTTCAAGCGGTTGCTTGGAACCATTATGCTCCAGAAGTGCTTCTCAGTGGGTCGTTTGATCAAACTGTTGTCATG AAAGACGGAAGACAACCTTCACACTCGGGTTTCAAATGGTCTGTCATGTCTGATGTCGAAAGCTTAGCCTGGGATCCTCATTGCGAACACTCCTTTGTG GTAAGTCTTGAAGATGGAACCGTGAAGGGTTTTGATATACGTGCTGCACAGTCAGGTTCAGATTCTGATTTAAACCCAACTTACACTATCCAAGCACATGCCCAAGACAGAGGAGTCTCCTCCATCTCATACAACATTTCTACAcccaat CTTTTGGCTACGGGGTCTATGGATAAATCGGTAAAGCTTTGGGATCTTTCAAACAATGAACCTTCATGCATTGCTACACACCAACCAAATGCT GGAGCTGTGTTTTCCATTTCCTTTGCGGTGGACAACCCTTTCTTGCTTGCTATTGGTGGCTCAAAGGGAGAGCTACAT GTTTGGGATACACTGTTGGATGCTAATGTCGCTCGCAAATATGGGAGCAATAGATCTTGA
- a CDS encoding Transducin/WD40 repeat-like superfamily protein (Transducin/WD40 repeat-like superfamily protein; CONTAINS InterPro DOMAIN/s: WD40 repeat 2 (InterPro:IPR019782), WD40 repeat, conserved site (InterPro:IPR019775), WD40 repeat (InterPro:IPR001680), G-protein beta WD-40 repeat, region (InterPro:IPR020472), WD40 repeat-like-containing domain (InterPro:IPR011046), WD40-repeat-containing domain (InterPro:IPR017986), WD40/YVTN repeat-like-containing domain (InterPro:IPR015943), WD40 repeat, subgroup (InterPro:IPR019781); BEST Arabidopsis thaliana protein match is: Transducin/WD40 repeat-like superfamily protein (TAIR:AT4G18905.1); Has 30201 Blast hits to 17322 proteins in 780 species: Archae - 12; Bacteria - 1396; Metazoa - 17338; Fungi - 3422; Plants - 5037; Viruses - 0; Other Eukaryotes - 2996 (source: NCBI BLink).) encodes MRADELPSKEEIEMHKDSCKYFSNDTEEEETEDEEENGEVAHAKAVAEEFGKSSKSKNVSSSMELDDEVAEGLKELDMDNYDEEDDGIEIFSSGRGDLYYKSNEMDPYLKRNDDHDDDSDDDPPILPTDLVIVCAMTDDKEANRLDVYVSEDTSHGSPNMYNHHYRIIPAIPLCTAWLDCPLKGGERGNFLAVGSDGTPTIEIWDLDAWFDMLPCVQLGGQNKEGNYKQGSHTRSVLGLAWNKEFRNILASASADKKVKVWDVATGTCKITMEHHTKEVQAVAWNHYAPEVLLSGSFDQTVVLKDGRQPSHSGFKWSVMSDVESLAWDPHSEHSFVVSLEDGTVKGFDVRQASISASESNPSFTINGHDEAATSVSYNISAPNLLATGSKDRTVKLWDLSNNEPSCIATHNPNAGGLFFIAFSPDNPFLLAMGGVMGELKLWDTLSDTNVSSRYGSREVRP; translated from the exons ATGCGTGCTGATGAACTTCCTTCTAAGGAGGAAATCGAAATGCACAAAGACAGTTGTAAATATTTCAGTAAtgatacagaagaagaagagaccgaggatgaagaagagaatggtGAAGTTGCTCATGCGAAAGCCGTAGCAGAAGAGTTTGGAAAATCATCCAAAAGCAAgaatgtttcttcttcaatggagCTTGATGATGAGGTAGCTGAGGGTTTGAAAGAACTCGACATGGATAATTAcgatgaagaggatgatg GAATTGAAATTTTTAGCTCCGGGCGTGGGGATCTTTACTATAAGAGTAACGAGATGGATCCATATCTCAAGAGAAATGAT GATCATGATGATGACTCGGATGATGATCCACCAATCTTACCAACCGATTTAGTGATTGTCTGCGCTATGACTGACGACAAAGAAGCTAACCGTCTTGAC GTTTATGTATCCGAGGACACATCCCATGGTTCTCCAAATATGTATAATCATCATTACAGAATTATACCAGCAATTCCATTGTGTACTGCTTGGCTTGATTGTCCACTTAAAGGAGGAGAAAGAG GGAATTTCCTAGCTGTTGGTTCGGATGGGACGCCAACAATAGAGATATGGGATCTTGATGCT TGGTTCGACATGCTACCTTGTGTACAACTAGGAGGACAAAACAAGGAAGGG AACTATAAACAAGGTAGCCACACTAGATCAGTTCTTGGTCTTGCTTGGAATAAGGAGTTTCG GAATATACTTGCTAGTGCTAGTGCCGACAAAAAAGTTAAGGTATGGGATGTGGCTACTGGAACGTGTAAGATTACTATGGAGCATCACACAAAGGAG GTTCAAGCGGTTGCTTGGAACCATTATGCTCCAGAAGTGCTTCTCAGTGGGTCCTTTGATCAAACTGTTGTATTG AAAGACGGAAGACAACCTTCACACTCGGGTTTCAAATGGTCTGTCATGTCCGATGTTGAAAGCTTAGCCTGGGATCCTCATAGTGAACACTCCTTTGTG GTAAGTCTCGAAGATGGAACTGTCAAGGGCTTTGATGTACGTCAAGCCTCCATTTCAGCCTCTGAATCAAATCCAAGCTTCACTATTAATGGACATGACGAAGCAGCTACTTCCGTCTCATACAACATTTCGGCACCTAAT CTTTTGGCAACGGGATCTAAGGATAGAACGGTAAAGCTTTGGGATCTTTCAAACAATGAGCCTTCATGCATTGCTACACACAATCCAAATGCT GGAGGCTTATTCTTCATTGCTTTCTCTCCGGACAATCCTTTCTTACTCGCTATGGGTGGCGTAATGGGGGAGTTAAAACTTTGGGATACACTTTCGGACACTAATGTCTCCAGCAGATACGGAAGCAGAGAAGTCCGACCGTGA